A region from the Biomphalaria glabrata chromosome 14, xgBioGlab47.1, whole genome shotgun sequence genome encodes:
- the LOC106055285 gene encoding tropomodulin-1-like → MSVLNKAASVDVPDISLENLDDLLNALTAEEIEELNGDFDPDNSLLPPSQRCRDQTSKVATGPFNRQKLLHFLEEKAKQEKDWENSVPFTKETKGKKFVPKEQEKTTINEDDVAVETEWDEILTAASEEELVDLAAVLGFHSMLTQTQYYASLEDRPLHEGGFSGYAQAQKLKIIPDEAPNMTDVEESIKQLKDNNKELKSLNLNNIKNISIERLIEVCEALKDNTVCVRFDMASVGATDRVAKALSESLRVNSTLKTVNVESNFISGEGIVELLKAANVTQSLLELRVANQKPEVLGNKVEMEIAKLVKENSKLLRLGIHFEFPVARIKVNDKLKENLDALRKKRVGKESS, encoded by the exons ATGAGTGTCTTAAATAAAGCTGCCAGTGTGGATGTTCCTGACATCAGTTTAGAGAACTTGGATGACTTGCTGAATGCCTTGACAGCCGAGGAAATAGAAGAACTCAATGGAGATTTCGATCCTGAT AATTCCTTGCTCCCACCATCACAAAGATGCAGAGACCAGACCTCCAAAGTGGCCACAGGTCCTTTCAACCGACAGAAGCTCCTTCACTTTTTAGAGGAAAAGGCAAAGCAAGAGAAAGATTGGGAAAACAGCGTGCCTTTCACCAAAGAAACTAAAG GAAAAAAATTTGTTCCTAAAGAACAGGAGAAGACAACTATTAATGAAGACGATGTTGCTGTTGAAACTGAGTGGGATGAGATATTGACAGCGGCTAGTGAGGAGGAACTTGTTGATTTGGCAG CTGTGCTTGGGTTTCACAGTATGTTGACACAGACCCAGTATTATGCTTCACTAGAGGACAGGCCATTACATGAAGGTGGTTTCTCAG GCTATGCCCAAGCCCAGAAACTGAAGATCATCCCTGACGAAGCTCCCAACATGACTGATGTGGAGGAGAGTATCAAACAGttgaaagacaacaacaaagaacTCAAATCTTTAAATCTCAACAACATTAAG aACATTTCAATAGAGAGATTGATTGAGGTCTGTGAGGCATTGAAAGACAACACAGTGTGTGTCCGCTTTGATATGGCCAGTGTTGGGGCCACAGACAGGGTGGCCAAG GCTCTGAGTGAATCTCTGCGTGTGAACTCCACACTAAAGACAGTCAATGTGGAGTCTAACTTCATCTCAGGAGAGGGTATTGTGGAACTCCTGAAGGCAGCCAATGTCACACAGTCGTTACTAGAGTTGAGAGTTGCTAACCAG AAACCAGAAGTACTTGGCAATAAAGTGGAAATGGAAATCGCCAAACTGGTGAAAGAAAACAGTAAATTATTACGTCTCGGCATTCATTTTGAATTCCCAGTGGCCAGGATTAAAGTTAATgacaaactaaaagaaaatcttgatGCCT TGAGAAAGAAAAGAGTTGGTAAAGAGTCATCTTAA